Genomic segment of Gymnogyps californianus isolate 813 chromosome 16, ASM1813914v2, whole genome shotgun sequence:
ACTTCCTGATCTGATTTTCTCAGGCAGCCGCCGGGACGCTGAATGACAGCTCTGAGAGTTTCAGGTCCTGGCAAGTGCAAGAAAGAGCAGCCACcgcaaagagaaaaacaagcgAGGCCATCACAGCGCGCAGGAAACAACGACAAAGCAATCTTACTTTCGTTAGGCAGCTCCTCCCGATCCAGGTCATCAAGAGGGGCTGAGGCGCTGCTTCCACTGTCGTCCAGGGTGAGGATGAGGGGAACGTCATCATCCATGCTCACAGCCATCCTGGCCCTTCAGAGGCTCCCACTCCAAGAACTTTAAATAACGCCTTTTTCAGTTCCACTTGTAAAACGCTTATGTCAAAAACTCTCCCCAGAAAGTCTTCCATCAGGGGTGTCTTCTAGACATAAGAATATAAAGGTATGTGTACCCATCTCTAGAGACCGCAGTTCAAAAAAGGATCTAGTTATTTGCTTTCGAAAAGCAGCGCAGGATGCTAGACTCAATGGCAGTATTTATGCAAAAGCTAAATTCAAAAAGTCAGGTCTGGGCTGCCTATTCCAGTCAGTGCACGACTCGCAGTACAGCACggaagcaaaagaaagtgcTTCTTGACAAACTCCTGACCACTCAGCACAAGAAGCAGGCGGGCGTGACGCATCCAGAGCCAGCATGATGCTAAGTGTCACTGTCACACATGGCTCTTTCCCCTGTCACGCCAAAATGCCTCGATTTCAGGTGGGgcgggggaagagggagaaaaagaggccGATTTGAGTCTGCACACATGAAGATCCCGTAGGCTTTTTTACTGGGTGATGTCACTGTCACAAAGTCAtggatttctttaaaaggtggaggaaaagaaaaatcacgCAGGCCCTGGACAACGTTACAGGGATGCTCCACAACCGGTGCCGCCACGCAGCTGTTACTCTCCTCGTCTCCTTCCTTGCAGGCCGTGGCGAGGGCAGGAAGAAGTCACGGCGGAGGCCACATCTCACGCAGCAACAGGCCGCCCGCGCCGCTGCTGAGCACGGGCCCCGGGCCgagccgccccgcgcccgcagGGGTGCACCGAGGGCCGAGACGCGAGCCTTCGCGGCGGACACTCAcggctgggcaggaggcagagcgGCCGCGACCGGGCTCCTCCCGCGGCCTAGGAGAGAGGGACACCGAGACGGGGCTGTCACCGCGCTGTGGaggccccggcccggccccctccccggactccccccggccccgccgcccccggcccgcgcaaaccggccccgccgccccccgcccggctTCTGCAGAGCCCTCGGGGAGCCCGCGGCCGAGCCtgccccccgccagcccctcaTGCCTGCGGCCCCCAGGgacccccccgccgccggcacccGGACACGGCCTGGCCCCGCCGAACCGGCGCCCGCGGCCGCTGCGACACCTCTCCTCAGCGCCCGGCgcgcgcggccccgccccgccgcctctcATTGGCCGCGACGGCGCGGGCCTCTCCGGGAGAGGCCGTGCCTCCCTCCCGTCCGCCAATCCACGCTCCGtgcccgctccgccccgcccaCCGCCGGCCCTCGGCCCCTGCGAGAGAATCCGGATTATTCCCGCCTCCCTCCTTCTGCTCCTCCCTCCCGCACTTGGTCTCTTCATTGGGTAGCAGCACTGCCTCTCCGGCCAGGCGGGGATGCTGATTGGCCCGAGGTGGTGGTGGGCAATAACATCACGCCTCAACCACGAGAAGGAAGGGGcgggctcgggggggggggaagaggagcgCGGGCTGCCATTGGCTGTGTTGAGGCCCCGCCTTTGGGGTCAGAGGTGAGCGGAGCGGTCACCTAGCAACCGCGGGacgcgggcggcgggcgggagctCTGGGCCCGCCGAGGCCCACCCCGAGGGGAGACCCCGGCCCGGGACCCCCCCGGCCCCCACGCTCCTGGGCTGGGCCGCGCCGCTGCCCCCAGCCTCGCCTCGAGGAGGAGATGTTTCTGTTCCCAGGCCCCGGTCCGGGGGCGCCGgtggctgcagggaagagatgaGCCCTGAGGAagggcagcccagcccagccccaagAGGCAGCAGGTACAGCAGGTGCCGTGAAGGGCCGAGGGCCCCATCAGTGAAACACGATGCTCCCAAGACCCCAGGATTACATCCATCTCTGGTGAGGTGAGGATTCTCAAGCGAGCGGCCTGGTGTGTAATGAATAACTCTGTTCCATTGGTCCAGGCTGAGCATTTCTCTTGCAGGCAGCCCACTGAGCGGAGGCCCCAGGACAATCCCTTCAAGCCCAATCCAGCCTCATAAAGCCACCGGGCTCTGTCCAGTGGCTCCGATTGATTTTGCCACCGGCAGGACTCCTGTCAGTGTTACGAATAGGTAGGTAAGGCCTCTGTCCAGCTGGAGCATGTCCCTTGCTACCAGAGCAGAGGTGTCCAGTCTTAAATTACCAATACCTTTGCAAATGAACATTTCTTCTGCCCACCTGATGCCTCACCATGCACCACCCTTCTCAGtggtatttctttctttgtgtcatCCTCCAGGGCTGGATTTACAAGGAGGACAATGTGATCTCAAAAACAGCTTGCAAGACCTGGCCAAAAGACTTAAAAGACCTGCATCCCGCAGACCAAGTGGGAAGTGgtgaaacagcagaaacaggagcTGTGGGCTTCCCCAAACGAGCACGCCAAGCTACAGCAGGACACTCAGTACCTAAGGACACAACTCAACACACTTGTATCGGAGCACTGAGAATCAGCGCTGGCTCTCAGAAAGGTACTGCAGGAGGAGATTAAACCTGTTGTAGTGCTGTCAGgtcaggctgctgcctgctttgggTAATTACCTggctcctgccagctcctggcaggacaCATATGCTGTTTTTCGGAGTGCACCCGCTCCATCACAATGCTCcgctgatttcagtggaaagcaGCCCTGTAGCAACACAATTGCAACCACCAAGCAAGCAGCTTACTCACAGGACCGCATTTTCTCCCCATCCACTGACTCAGCTCTGAAacctcctctgcaaagcgctGTGCCAGTTTGGAGAGGCTGCACGCTAGCCAGAATGCAGAGCAGCGAGGCTACTGCAGATCAGGCGAGGCATGTGTTGAGAAACAAGGAAGCTGGTATGGGCTAAGCAGAGCAATCGTAATACTGCCCACACACAAAACCATCTTTTATAGTTGTTTGTAGCACCTAGGGCTGGGCACAGCTAATTTTGGAAGCCACACAGTTCCCAGAGGGGCTGGTACTTTGCTGAGAGACACAAGACAAGGAGTCAGGGTTGAGTCAAAGGTGGAGAGTGTGATTTATCACAGTGCTGAGCGgatagaaaaatgagaaataagagcagcagcaggcaggagtcCCAGCTGTGATTCAGGCCTCTGTATCAACAACTCTCGCCTGAGCCGAGCATCAGCGATGCTGGACAGGGTGAATCTGGAGCTAGGAAACAACTGAACATTTCCCCCGCTGCATTTTATTCAGCCTTGGTGTTTGCTCCACACAAGCACCAGCCTCCTCCAGGAAAAGCAGCCCACAGCAGTAATGGAGCATCTTTTGCTCTCGTGCTGGACTGCACAGCTCTGGTAGAACAAGAGGCCAGGGCAGTAGTAAAGCGTCAAACGAGAGTGAGAACTGCAATATGAAATCCAAGCAACCCATTTATactcatttatattttaaccAACATTGTCCTTGTGGTGTAAATAGCGAGGAAGTGCCAGTTCTGACCTCCTGATGGCCTGGAAGCCCTCAGTGACAACCTGGGCCAGTGTGGGACAGGAAAGCGTGTGACTGATGCGATGGGCTCTGGTTCTGCCCGTTGATTCCTTGGAGCCTGAACACAGCAGCGCGGGTAAACTGGCCACCCCTGGCCATACAAGCCACTGTCAActtgtttttcagataaaatctctcttcattttaAGAGGCTTCATCTTTCAAGTACTCCAGCACTCCAGTATTGCACTTTGTGTCCTGCTTGTGGGTCCAGCAGTTACCCCAGTTGCTGATGACTCGCCTTACTGGATCTGACTCATCCACCTGCTGCCAGGGAACAGGGCTCTCGCTTTTGTGTCAATCCTTAACCCTCTTGTCTCCATCTAGTGTCCAAATCACGCTTCAGTTTCTCTCCCAGCCCACTGAGAGGCCTGCAGGCTTAACAGCTTGCATGTCACTGTGCCGACATCCAAATTAAGCTGAACAGGCTCAGATCCACATCAGCACCCCCAACGCCTCCTCTGAGAAGGCCCTAATTGCTTTCATGTCCCTACAGTTTTTACCCAGGTGGAGAAGAGCTGCTGGACTGCTGCAATGCAAAGCGTAGGGAAAGACCTGAAAGCTTGCTGCTAATCATAAGAATCCTCACCTTCTCAGGTTTTTAATAACGTCAGGTTATTCTTGCTTCCTATCTGCCAGGGCAGCTGGAGCGCCGAGCCCCAGAACCGCTGGCTCCCCtaaccctcctcctcctctgcgTGGCTCACCAGTGCAGTGGGCAAGGCATAAATCATTGCCGAGTGCCACCAAAACTACCTGTCCTCAGCCTTCTGCAGGCGGACACGGCCTGTCTCTTCCCACGCTCCCAGCAGCTCACAGCTTATTAGCTGGGTTACGGCACCACGGATATAACCTGCTTCTCAGCAAAGCTCTCGGCTCAAGCTCAGCCCCACCCAAACCACACAGAGGTGGCCTTTTCTTCAGAGCGGTGGCACAGCGGGCTCTGACCTGTGCGTGCAGTACTCGGTCAGAGTCCCCATCAGCGGACGGAGGCTGTTTGCAACGTAGGGAAGCTGGGGGGGAGGTTCAAAGGAGCATGAAGGTATTTGGACCTGACACCTCTTGAAAAGTCCCATCATTTCCTTTTTCGGTCCCTTTGGGAAGGCTCAGTTCAGCAGCCAGGGGCGATTCTACCCAGATTTGGGATAGGTAAAAGGATCCCTCTGTAGGGATGTGCAGGGAAAACCTGCTGAAGGCCCTGAAGCTTGCAGTAACTGCGTCTGCTGTCTTGGCAGGCTGAGCGAGAGGCACTTCACGCTGTCTGCACCAAGGGAAAGGCTTGGCCCTGAAGGAGAAACACACTGTGCTTACCTACTCTTCCCGGACTGAGGAGGAGCGCTGAATGCGGCAGGAGAATGAGCGGGATGGGAGGGAGACGGCCACGACCTGCGCTGCCACCCACATCCAGAAAAGCTGCTTGTTCCAGACACTCCTCACGTCAAAGACAAAGGGAGAGGGCAAGAAGGCCAAGAAATAAGCACAAAATCCATCCTCTGTCCTCCGTTCTTCCCTCCCAGCAAGGCTGCTTGCTCCCCTGGGGCTCAGCTCTCCCAGATGACAAGCATTAACTGAGATAGCACTTACAGTAAGGCCTGAGCCTGCCAGGGCTGGCTGTCAGAGACAGAGGACATCAGAGCAGTGGCATGAATACATGTCCCACCATTTTAGGTTGAGCTCTGTTGCCTTTCAAAAGCAAGAATAACCTTTCTTGCCAACGGGACTGGACCAGGAGTGCAGGCTCCTGGCTGGCCTTCCTAGCTTCAGCACCCTTCATGTGCTGGAGTGGGTCAAGGCCcaatcctgctgctgctcaaggtggcaataaaataatttctggggGCAGAATGATGCCCTTAACCTGGCTCAGTTTGTCCTTGGGTgaatttgagaaaatatttccctttgcGTGGGAGGGAGTTACCAAACTCCCAGCGACTTCTCTGCGTTCCCTGACTTCAGCGGCTCGTCACTGCAGCCTCCCTTCCCACGGGAGCAGTGACACCGGCTGCAAACCCCAAGTCACCTGGCCCATGTCCTTTATCTGCCTCCCTACCTGTGTTCCTACAGACCGAGTGGCTCTTTCCCACCTCAGGAATGGAAATGGAGGACCTGCTTTGCTCAGACAGTCTTTGGAGATCAGATCTCCTTGAGCTGAGCCCAGATCGCACAGCAGCGTCCTGCAGACCAGACATGAGGCCCCAGCGGATTTGCCTTGGATCATCTATTTGGTGACGAGCATGGCGTTGCTGTGAGAGCACCTCACAACCCTCAGTACAAACCATGGGATTACATGTCCGGTCAACACATCCTCATCACCAGAAGCTGCCGAAATCCCTGCGGCAGATCCTTCTCTGTCACAAACCCCACCCAGCTCGGGGCATCCCACCACCAGCAGGACGCAGGGCGATGCCAttcctcacctctgtgcttgtcctcccttctccttccttgccaAAGGAGACCGTTAAAGCATCAATGAAACGGAGCAAGGCCAGCAGAGAGCCACCAAAAcggtcagggctggagcacacGTCCTGTGCGCAGAGGCTGAGGGAAtggggcttgttcagcctggagaagggaaggttTCGGGGGGCCTCAAGAGCAGCCTCCCAGTACCTGCGAAGAGGAGGTGACCGTGAGGACTGAGCCAAGCTTTGTGCTCAGGTGCAGAACAGAATGAGAGAACAGACACAATCTGAAACCAGAAAGGCTCCCGACTGGATATAAAAGGAAACTTTTCACCCCAAGGACAGTCAAGCAGTGGGAGGGGGtgccagagaggttgtgcagccTCTGTCCTTGAGGGTTTCCACCAcctgactggataaagccctgagcagccttgCCTGAGCCCCCAGCTCACCTGCCTCGAGCAGGAGGTTGGAATAGAGATCTCCTGCAGTCCCGTCAAGCACGCGCAATCCCATGATTGTAAGCAACAGGCAGGACGAAGCAGGACTCCTCTCTCCCCAGAAGCAGTCATCAGAGGTCCCCGTCAGGGCCCTCAGACCTTAACTGCCCTCGCCTGGGACCTCCACCCTGGCGGcaccctctgctccctgctctgggaGCTCAGGCCCGGCCTGTCCCTCCCAAGCTAGGCTGTAGGTGTACCTGTGCCTGGTCCTGCTCCTGGACGGGCCCTGGACCTACGCTGTAGGCAGTCCTGTCTCCTGCTGTTCCGACTTCCCGGCAGGACTTCCTGGACAGAAGGAAGCTGACTCGTTACCACACCTCATCTGACGACCACCGGACAGTCAACGGAAGCTGCTGTTACCACCAAGGCCGTCCCgctctgctgctgtgggacTGCGCCCTGCTCAGGGAGGTCACTGCCCCGTCGGCGTTGCCATCACCCTTGGCTCCTGGCTCGTCCTCCAGCACGGAGCAGCCCCGTCCTTCGTTTCCAGCCACAGAAAGGCCCAGGGTCCTCGCAGACTCGGTCACCGGGAGGTCTCGGGTAGGCTAAGGCTGTATTTACGTCCAGAGGGACGTCTGGTTTCACTTCCAGGGAGGCCTGGCTTTGCAGCCCCCCACTGCCATGGAGCTCCTGGCCAAAGGAGGTCCGGACACGCTTTTTGACCGACCCCTCATCAGAGGGCCTCGGGGGGTCGCAGGGGCCGTCGGAGGGCTCTGGTTTTTACACCTTTCTGTCTTGGGGTGGTCTGAAGCCAGGCAGAACCCGTCTGAGGGGGTGTTCAGCCGGCTGAGAGACTGGGAACGTCCTCTGCCGGGAGCACCCCGGCCGTCGGAGCAAGAATCGCTCTCGGGACGCTTCCAGACGCAGGAGTTGCCCTTACGGCCCACCTCAAAGCCTGCTGTTGCCGGAGAAGCAGGGGCTCGCGGGTGGACGGCTCTCAAGGGTGTCTCCCTGGAGCGGGGGGAGAGGCCGGGCTGGTTTCGGGGGGCAGGCGGAGGGCTCCAGAGCAGCGGATGGAGCTTGGCTACATCTTCCTTCCTCATCCATGGAGCTGCCCAGGCCGGACCCTCGGGCTTGGCACCAAAGAGGGACTCGTCGCAGAAGGACGGAGTGTGACTTCTCAACCTTCACGGCACAGCAAGGAGAGAAAGCCATGTGTTTATTAAAGCGGGCAACGGCAGCACGGAGACCCGGCCGCTGCGTGGCGGGGGAGCtcacggggcggggggggggggggggggggggggggggggggcaaaccCTCGCCGGTCAGTGGAGGGAGGTTGAGCTTCGCCCCAGACCCTCCCGGGGGCCAGCcgagcccagcccggccccccTAGCCCGGGCTGGGGGAACCGAGGGGCGCTGCCGGACCGCCCTCCCCAGGATGCTGCTCGCAGGGGCCGGTACCGTAGGGCGCCCCGGGAACACCGACGCTTAGTGAGCCCCGAAAACCCGGGGCAgcgggccgggggctgcgggccgGGCCGAGGAGGGCTGGCGGGAGCGCCCCGTGCCGCCGCTCACCTGCACTTACTCCTcggccgggggccggggccgccgccgccaccgggatcggccgccgccgccgccgcccagGGAGGCGCGAAGCcgggcggcgccgggcgggcCCCCGCGGGGCTGCCGAAGAGCGACTCGTCCACAAAGGACGCCCGTGCCCGGCGGacgccccggccccggccccggccccggccccccgcggcAGCTGGGGAGCGGGAGCGGAGCGGCCTcccggggccggccccgccgcccgcatGGCCGCTCACAGCCCGGGGCGGGGAtggggccggccccgccccttCCGCCCCCGCCCACCACCACGTGCTTCCGCCGCCGCCGCTACCGACATGGCGCCGCCGCGCacccgccgccagccccggggagcGCCGGtaggggcgggggggggcggcgggagggaggggggcgggACCAGGGAGGGTCTCGAGGGCGGTGTCACGGGCGCACCCGGTTCCGGTGTCTCCTGTGCCCGGTACCGGTGTCCCCGGTCCCCACGTGCCGGTGTCCCCTGTGCCGGTACCGGTGTCCCCGGTCCCCATGCGCCACTGTCCCCTGTGCCCGGTGCTGGCATCCTCGGTACCGGTGTCCCCGGTGCCCATGTCCCCCGTACCAGTATCCCCAGTCCCCgtgtgctgctgtgcctggtACCGGTGTCCCCACTCACCAGCGTCCCCGGTGCTGGTGTCACCAGTCCCTACGCGCTGCTGTCCCCAAAACCAGTGTCCCCAGTCCCCATGGGCCATAATCCCCATGTGCTGGTGTCCCCAGTACTGGTGTCCCTGCCCGCCAGGCCGTCAGCGCAGAGCTGCAGTGCCCTGGCACCGTGTCCCCCCGCTGTCCCCAGGTCCCTGCACCCCCGCTGCCCGCCTTCCCCGCCGCCGAGGAGGACAATGGCGCCGACGACGCCGAGCCGGACACGCGGGCCATGGTGCGGGCCCAGAaccagaagaagaagaaatccgGTGGCTTCCAGTCCATGGGTGCGTGCGGGGTGGGGGACAGCCATCCCCGGGATGGGGACCGTCCCCTCCTGCCCGCGCCCCCTCACCCGTGCCCGTCCCCGCAGGCCTCAGCTACCCCGTCTTCAAGGGCATCATGAAGAAGGGCTACAAGGTGCCCACCCCCATCCAGAGGAAGGTgagcgcggggggcggcgggaccCCCGTCCCAGGGGTGGTGGCGGTGGGACGGTGACGGTGACGGCGGGGCGGTGTCTCGCAGAGCATCCCCGCCATCCTGCGCGGCCGGGACGTGGTGGCGATGGCGCGGACGGGCAGCGGGAAGACGGCCTGCTTCCTCATCCCCATGTTCGAGCGGCTGAAGGCGCCCAGCCAGGCCGGGGCGCGCGCCCTCGTCCTCTCGCCCACCCGCGAGCTGGCCCTGCAGACCCTGAAGTTCACCAAGGAGGTACGGGGGGACAACGGGGACAACGGGGGCGAGTGGGGACAACGGGGGCAGAGGGGTTTGGTTTTAACGCCCCCCTGACATGTTTCTTTCTCACCCCGCAGCTGGGCAAGTTCACCGGCTTGAAGACAGCCCTGATCCTGGGAGGAGACAAGTAAGCCGTCCCCACGTCCCCACCGGTCCCCGCTTCCCTAAAGCCTCCCCAAAACCCGGTgaggggctgagctgcctcGTGCCGCTCGGCGCcgccccagcctctccccccTCTCGCAGGATGGAGGACCAGTTCGCTGCCCTGCACGAGAACCCCGACATGTGAGTGGGGGCACGGGGAGGGGACCTGGTGGGGAAATGGCCCCCGAGAGCCACCCGCTGTCTGGGGACATCGCTGGTGCTTACAGCCACTGTGCCCGAGGGACGTGTCCTGGTGTTCCCTTGGAGCAGCTTCCCGTGCTCCCTATGGGGGACGAGGGGGTCTCTATCAGGTGTTCTTTGGGTCGGATTTGGGACCTGCACCCAGGGTGGTGTGGGGACGCCATCCCCCCCGGCCGGTCCCATCACCAGCTCTGTCCCCGCAGAATCATCGCCACCCCCGGGCGCCTGGTGCACGTGGCGGTGGAGATGAAACTGAAGCTGCACACCGTGGAGTACGTGGTGTTCGACGAGGCCGACAGGTcagtggggtgcagggggggtCCCCGGGGGTGGAAGCGTCCCCGCATGTGGGGTGAGCGATGGTGGGAGTGAGGTGCCCtggggggtggcagggctgggcacgGAGGGACCGAACAGGCGCTGCCATGTCCCGTGTCCCCTCCCCTGCAGGCTCTTCGAGATGGGCTTCGCCGAGCAGCTCCAGGAGATCATCGCCCGGCTCCCGGACTGCCACCAGACCGTCCTCTTCTCCGCCACGCTGCCCAAGCTGCTCGTTGAGTTTGCCCGGGCCGGTGAGGAGCACGGGGCAGACGGCGGCTGGGGGGCTGGAACTGGGGGGAGcctggggacggggacacgGCACGGTCCCACAGCTGGGCTGGGCCCGGGACTGGAAAAACTGAGCTGGGTCAAGGCTGGGCCAAGCGGGTGTCCCCAAGCCAAGGGGTGGGGCTGGTCCCAGTAGCGCATCCCACGTGTGACCCATGTCCCACGTGTCACCACTTCCCACAGGTCTCACCGAGCCGATGCTGATCCGTCTGGATGTGGAGTCCAAGCTCAGTGAGCAGCTCAAAGTgagaggggccgggggggggctTGAGACGGGCTTTGTGCCCCCTGCAAGCCACCCTGCGGTGGCTGCAGGCTCGCAAGGAGGGGACAAGGGGTGGCGGTGTCTGGCGTGGGGACGCAgaggggctgagctctgccctcCCTTTGCAGCTGGCTTTCTTCCACGTGCGCGGGGATGACAAACCAGCCGTGCTGCTCCACCTGCTCCGGAACGTGGTGAAGCCCCAGGACCAGACGGTCGTCTTTGTGGCCACCAAGCACCACACGGAGTATCTCAAGGAGGCAAGTGGCATTTGGGGGTGCCCAGCATGTACCCCTGTTAAAGGGCAGGCTGCTGGGGGTGCCTAGGACCCCTTTCCAGACCGACGTGGGGTCTGCATCTGTGGGCACGTCCCTGCTGGAGTCTCTGTCTCTGTTCCGCTGGCTTGAGGGAGAAATCCCAGCCTATGTGATTGTGGAGGTGCTGCATCCACCTACCCCTCGGAGAGAGGGGGGAGCGCAGTGGGATTTGGGGGTCTGGGTGAGCACCCTGGGGTCTCAGGGCCTTGGGAGCTGGGGGGCCCTGTCTCTTGGCTAAGGGTGCATGCCCAGCTGGGATCTGatctctcttcccccctccccagctgctgacGGCCCAGGGCATCCGCTGCACACACATCTACAGCTCGCTGGACCAGACTGCCCGCAAGATCAACATCGCCAAGTTCGCCCAGGGCAAGTGCCCGGTGCTGTTGGTCACCGACGTGGCCGCCCGCGGGCTCGACATCCCCATGCTGGACAACGTCATCAACTATAGCTTCCCCGCCAAGGCCAAGCTGTTCCTACATCGTGTCGGTGGGTGTGCCGGTGCCCCGCGCAGGGGTCCTTGCAACCTGGGGGTCCCTCAGGGTGACAGAGAGGGCGTGAGTGGGCTGTCCCTTGTCCCCTGTTATTCCCATCCCTGTGCCCTGCTGGGCTGGCACTGATGCCCCTGACTTGGTGGTGATACCTTTGGGGCAGGAGGTCGGCGTTTCGTGACATCAGGAGACAGGCCGGGGACGAAGTGGTGTCAGGAATGTCCCTGATCTCCCAGCTGGACTGTGGGGGCTCCTgggggcagggctgtgccttCCCTTTAGGATGGCAACCGTGGTGGGCTCCCCTTTGCCCCCTTTCCCAGTGACCCACAGCCCCTTGCCAGCCATGCCCACCTGGTAAATGTCATGTGCGTGGGCTCCCAGGGACACCAGTGGGTCCCTGCCCAGCTCGGGGCAGGTTGGGCTGGCACTGGGTCTGGTTTcccactctcctcctccccttgccAGGTCGTGTGGCCCGAGCTGGCCGGAGCGGCACTGCCTACTCGCTGGTGGCTCCCGATGAGATGCCTATGTCTTTGACCTCCACCTCTTCCTGGGGCGCCCGCTCGTCCTCGCCGGTGCCCAGGAGATGCCCGCTGGTAAGGCAGACCTGGTTGCAGGCATCGGGGTGGCTGCATGTCCAAGCTGGGACACTGGCCACGTGGCTGCTGTGGTTTTATTCTTGGCCAGTGCTGGAGTTTGTGGTCTTGTGGTTGGCATTCGTGCAGAGGGGCGATATGCTCTCATTAATGGGGTGGACCTGGGGAAAatggggtgctgggggctccAACACACCCTGTGTGTTGGGGATGCTGATGTAACACCACCAAGCTCCCCGTGGCTGTTAGCTCTGCTTTGTTAAATCCTGGATCGCTGCCGTGCCCGCTGC
This window contains:
- the RITA1 gene encoding RBPJ-interacting and tubulin-associated protein 1; its protein translation is MSVAAAAEARGAAAGGRGRGRGRGVRRARASFVDESLFGSPAGARPAPPGFAPPWAAAAAADPGGGGGPGPRPRSKCRLRSHTPSFCDESLFGAKPEGPAWAAPWMRKEDVAKLHPLLWSPPPAPRNQPGLSPRSRETPLRAVHPRAPASPATAGFEVGRKGNSCVWKRPESDSCSDGRGAPGRGRSQSLSRLNTPSDGFCLASDHPKTERCKNQSPPTAPATPRGPLMRGRSKSVSGPPLARSSMAVGGCKARPPWK
- the DDX54 gene encoding LOW QUALITY PROTEIN: ATP-dependent RNA helicase DDX54 (The sequence of the model RefSeq protein was modified relative to this genomic sequence to represent the inferred CDS: inserted 1 base in 1 codon) — its product is MAPPRTRRQPRGAPVPAPPLPAFPAAEEDNGADDAEPDTRAMVRAQNQKKKKSGGFQSMGLSYPVFKGIMKKGYKVPTPIQRKSIPAILRGRDVVAMARTGSGKTACFLIPMFERLKAPSQAGARALVLSPTRELALQTLKFTKELGKFTGLKTALILGGDKMEDQFAALHENPDIIIATPGRLVHVAVEMKLKLHTVEYVVFDEADRLFEMGFAEQLQEIIARLPDCHQTVLFSATLPKLLVEFARAGLTEPMLIRLDVESKLSEQLKLAFFHVRGDDKPAVLLHLLRNVVKPQDQTVVFVATKHHTEYLKELLTAQGIRCTHIYSSLDQTARKINIAKFAQGKCPVLLVTDVAARGLDIPMLDNVINYSFPAKAKLFLHRVGRVARAGRSGTAYSLVAPDEMXYVFDLHLFLGRPLVLAGAQEMPADAGGVLGRVPQSLVDDEECLLLTDHEGSLEVRSLRRVADNAHKQYLRSRPGPSPESIKRAKDLDVSQLGIHPLFSARFEDTELERLKFVDSIKTYKSKATIFEINATSRTLASTVMRSKRRHDHALIEKYQRGQQEKQAEALKGQGLCPAPPRPEEGEGEGEGEEEDLQDVFSTVVGQKRKRGRGGEDGTRKKPQRPVQRDEDFYIPYRPKDFESERGLSVGGEGSPFEQQAAGAVLDLMGDENHNLNKSKQLLKWDRKKKRFVGQTGQEDKKKVRTESGRYISSSYKNNLYEKWKQKYKVDERDEDEEDERGREQFRGKHRRGHGPGQPPARGRVRSELKNKQQILKQRKKVAKQRFLQSGGLKRLKARNRQRVQELRQMAFGRRVGAAKKGKLRKRV